One genomic segment of Acidiphilium acidophilum includes these proteins:
- a CDS encoding heavy metal response regulator transcription factor, translated as MKILVVEDENKTAAFLKKGLEENGFAADLANDGVTGAALARQGAYDLIILDVMLPGQDGWSVLKDLRQRQNHVPVLFLTARDAVPDRVHGLELGADDYIVKPFAFSELLARIRTILRRGAVRQAATMQVADLEIDVQGHRATRCGQPLDLTPKEFLLLSLLARRVGQAISRTVIAEQVWDINFDSGANIVDVHIHRLRAKVDDSFKVKLIHTVRGIGYVLEDRSKG; from the coding sequence ATGAAAATCTTGGTCGTTGAGGACGAGAATAAAACAGCCGCCTTTCTTAAAAAGGGTCTGGAAGAAAATGGGTTTGCCGCTGATCTCGCCAATGACGGCGTGACCGGCGCCGCTCTCGCGCGTCAAGGGGCGTATGATCTAATCATCCTGGATGTTATGCTGCCGGGGCAAGACGGGTGGTCGGTGCTCAAGGATCTGCGGCAGCGACAGAATCATGTTCCTGTTTTATTTTTAACTGCACGCGACGCGGTGCCGGACCGGGTTCATGGGCTTGAACTGGGCGCCGATGACTACATCGTCAAACCCTTCGCCTTTTCGGAGCTGCTGGCGCGCATCAGGACCATCCTCCGACGCGGCGCTGTGCGCCAGGCTGCAACAATGCAAGTGGCGGATTTGGAAATCGACGTACAGGGCCACCGGGCCACGCGCTGCGGCCAGCCCCTTGATCTGACGCCGAAAGAATTCCTACTCCTGTCGCTGCTTGCCCGACGCGTCGGGCAAGCGATTTCCCGCACCGTCATCGCCGAACAAGTCTGGGATATAAATTTCGACAGCGGCGCCAATATCGTTGATGTCCATATACATCGCCTCCGTGCCAAAGTGGACGATTCTTTCAAGGTCAAGCTCATCCACACGGTCAGAGGCATCGGCTATGTGCTTGAAGACCGCTCTAAAGGATGA
- a CDS encoding undecaprenyl-diphosphatase, with amino-acid sequence MERFAPVRQSMLMRPLPSSVTARQQQRGSMGHLNDLLFLLINAGAHPPEFLLSAALFLATWLVPLAILVFVLLWIRKGRPDRIGLISATITMLIALGVNQIIGLFYFHPRPFMIGLGHQYLPHPPDNSFPSDHATFLWSLGFALLALGALRAWAALLVMAGFAVAWARVYVGVHFPFEGLFAGGGEILR; translated from the coding sequence ATGGAGCGGTTTGCACCGGTTCGGCAATCGATGCTCATGCGACCTCTACCGTCGTCGGTGACGGCACGACAACAACAGCGAGGCTCTATGGGACACCTGAACGATCTTCTTTTTCTTTTGATCAACGCTGGAGCGCATCCGCCTGAATTCCTGCTCTCCGCTGCTCTGTTTTTGGCGACGTGGCTGGTGCCGTTGGCCATCCTGGTCTTCGTGCTGCTCTGGATTCGCAAAGGCAGACCAGACCGTATCGGGCTGATTTCTGCTACCATTACCATGTTGATCGCCCTTGGCGTCAACCAGATCATCGGGCTGTTCTATTTCCACCCGCGTCCGTTCATGATCGGGCTCGGGCATCAATATCTGCCCCATCCGCCCGACAATTCATTCCCCAGCGACCATGCCACCTTTCTCTGGAGCCTCGGCTTTGCCCTGCTGGCGCTCGGCGCGCTCCGGGCCTGGGCGGCCCTATTGGTAATGGCTGGCTTCGCCGTCGCTTGGGCTCGGGTCTATGTCGGCGTGCATTTCCCCTTTGAGGGGTTGTTTGCGGGAGGGGGCGAAATCCTACGCTAA